A window from Dioscorea cayenensis subsp. rotundata cultivar TDr96_F1 chromosome 10, TDr96_F1_v2_PseudoChromosome.rev07_lg8_w22 25.fasta, whole genome shotgun sequence encodes these proteins:
- the LOC120270819 gene encoding furostanol glycoside 26-O-beta-glucosidase-like, which translates to MEELLCVEESSWRGGYGSRRAASGSAIKCSPSWQPERVVRGAVASIRSVGRQQIFLLRRRRNHFEKANICKRTISFRYFIISCSCWFSFSFNKHSSIPSSKNNSRTKSARGGNIVCLRGGNISVQTSAPQTTTDAAVAFGRQSFPPGFAFGAATAAYQIEGAWNEGGRGPSIWDTFAQQHPEKIEEGSNGNIGVDSYHRYKEDVKLLKDMNLDSYRFSISWSRILPKGSLKGGINQEGINYYNNLINELIKNGITPYVTLFHWDVPQALEDEYGGFLNKKIMFDFKDYCEICFKEFGDRVKHWITLNEPWSFSSMGYGLGRHAPGRCSQFLGCSVGNSIIEPYIVTHNLLLAHGAAARLYKDKYQTTQGGQVGITLVCMWYHPYDQSHKHVEAATRALDFMLAWYLDPLLHGDYPFNMKAIVRDRLPTFSKEEADMIKGSYDFIGINYYTARYAREVPYSHDSPPFLHINESYAEQLEAKDGVPIGESNGSWIYVYPRGLRDLLLYIKRRYENPAIYITENGISNVDKSDIPKEEALADEMRKNYLAVHLAEICDAIREGANVKGYFAWSLMDNYEWEKGYTERFGLNYVDYNTLERTPKDSAKWFSKFMQPKPQN; encoded by the exons ATGGAGGAACTTCTCTGCGTCGAGGAATCGTCTTGGCGTGGTGGGTACggaagtaggagagcggcgTCCGGTAGCGCGATAAAGTGCTCACCGTCCTGGCAACCCGAGCGAGTGGTTCGGGGAGCGGTAGCATCCATCAGGTCGGTTgggcgccaacaaatatttcttcttcgacgTCGGCGGAACCATTTCGAGAAAGCTAACATATGTAAACGAACAATTTCG TTCCGGTACTTCATTATTAGCTGCAGCTGCTggttttccttttcctttaataAACACTCATCCATACCAAGTAGTAAAAACAACTCAAGAACAAAAAGTGCTAGAGGTGGCAACATTGTGTGCTTGAGAGGAGGAAATATCTCAGTCCAAACCAGTGCTCCTCAAACCACTACTGATGCAGCTGTGGCTTTTGGCAGGCAGAGCTTCCCTCCTGGCTTTGCTTTTGGTGCTGCCACTGCTGCTTATCAG ATAGAAGGAGCTTGGAATGAAGGAGGGAGAGGGCCAAGCATTTGGGACACTTTCGCCCAACAACACcctg aaaaaattgaagaaggGAGCAATGGAAATATTGGCGTGGATTCATATCATCGATACAAA GAAGACGTGAAGCTGTTGAAGGATATGAACTTAGATTCTTATAGATTCTCCATTTCATGGTCAAGGATTCTACCAA AGGGATCACTGAAAGGTGGCATTAATCAAGAAGGAATCAATTACtacaacaatctcatcaatgaATTAATCAAAAATG GCATCACACCTTATGTCACACTGTTTCATTGGGATGTACCTCAAGCTCTTGAGGATGAATATGGAGGCTTtctcaataaaaagataat GTTTGATTTTAAAGACTATTGTGAAATTTGTTTCAAAGAGTTCGGAGACAGAGTTAAGCATTGGATAACATTGAATGAGCCGTGGAGTTTCAGTAGTATGGGATACGGTCTTGGACGGCACGCGCCTGGACGGTGCTCGCAGTTCCTTGGTTGCTCAGTCGGTAATTCAATCATTGAGCCTTATATTGTCACGCATAATTTATTGCTCGCTCACGGAGCTGCTGCTCGACTTTACAAAGACAAGTATCAG ACAACCCAAGGAGGACAAGTTGGGATCACTTTGGTTTGTATGTGGTATCATCCTTACGACCAGTCACACAAACATGTCGAGGCGGCAACCCGAGCTTTGGATTTCATGCTTGCATG GTACTTGGATCCATTGTTGCATGGTGATTATCCATTTAACATGAAAGCTATAGTGAGGGATAGACTGCCTACATTCAGTAAAGAAGAAGCAGATATGATAAAAGGATCATATGATTTCATCGGTATCAATTACTATACTGCGAGATATGCCCGTGAAGTTCCATATTCTCATGATTCACCTCCTTTCCTCCACATCAATGAATCATATGCCGAACAATTAG AGGCGAAAGATGGGGTTCCTATTGGTGAATCG AATGGAAGCTGGATTTATGTGTATCCGAGAGGACTCAGAGACCTACTGTTATATATAAAGAGGAGATATGAAAACCCGGCAATCTACATTACTGAGAATG GAATTAGCAATGTTGACAAGTCTGATATTCCGAAGGAGGAAGCTCTGGCTGATGAAATGAGAAAGAACTACCTTGCAGTTCATCTAGCTGAAATTTGTGATGCCATAAG GGAGGGAGCAAATGTGAAGGGATACTTTGCTTGGTCTCTAATGGACAACTATGAATGGGAGAAAGGTTACACGGAGAGGTTTGGGCTCAATTATGTTGACTACAACACCTTGGAACGCACACCAAAAGACTCTGCAAAATGGTTCTCTAAATTCATGCAGCCAAAGCCTCAAAACTAG